The nucleotide sequence GCGGGGTTAGCGAGCGAAATTAAAATGGTCCAACTTACCTTACATTTGGAAGATTCCCTGCTGCTTGCAGCAGGGAGCTTCAAATAACGTTCTGAAGGCCCTAACTATTCGCCCCGTTTCTGAAATCCAGGTTTTTCCTGAAGGACGATCCTCGAGATTAAACTTGTGAGCTTAACGTACGGCTCGAACATTCAATCCATTTTTTCGATGCGCTTTCCGGATTTTTCCCGAGGTAAAGTCGGCGTAATAGGCTTCGGATGAAAACAAATCCCGACGCGAAGACCAGCACCAGGGTTGTGGATATTTAAAGATCTGAGGCGGCAGGGTCGGAACAAAGTTCGGATTAAAAAGGGACTTCAGTTCTTTGGGGCTGGGGAGCCGCCAATCCTGATAACCACCCAGCTTGAGGTTCAGGCAGTAGGCCCTGGCTTCATCCCAGGTCAGGGCCTGTGAATAATTATTCCATGTCTTTACCTCCCAAAACAGGCCCGTTTGTGTATCCAGCACCGCCCAGTCGCCTTGGGGGACAAAACGGTTGAGGTCTGGAGACCGCGAAAATTTAGGGGCGCAGCCGATCAAGAGGCAGGTGATCAGCGGAATCCAAGCAAGGCTGAGGATTCTTAACCAGCCGCCAGAAAAAAAATGCGCTTGCATGATTAACCATTTCCCTCATGGCCCTAAAGTTCGATTTTAAGGGCCTTTGTCCCAATTATTTCCCTTAGAGGCCAGGTTGAAAAGCTCTTCAGCCTTATAAGAACTGCGGACATAAGGCCCGCTGGCCACGCTGCTAAAACCTCTAGCTTGGGCCTGTGTTTTCAGCTCGTCAAATTCCTCGGGCGGGACATAGCGCACCACAGGGTGGTGTTTCTCGGACGGCGCCAGATATTGGCCCAGTGTGAGCAGTTCGCAGCCGACAGCTCTCAGGCCGTCCATCGTCTCAAGAATCTCGTCCCGCGTCTCACCCAGGCCAAGCATCATCCCGGATTTAGTCACCGGCCTCGGCCGGAAAGCATCCGCCTTGGCCAGCAGATCAAGGGAGCGGCGGTAGTCGGCCTGGGGCCGGACTTCAGGATAGAGCCGCGACACGGTTTCGATATTGTGATTGAACACATCCGGCTGGATTTCAAGGACCGTCGTTTGGGCGGCCTTGCTGCCTCCAAGGTCCGAGACAAGGACCTCGATCCGTACATCTGGACATCGGGTTCGTAAAGCGGAAACGGTTCTGGCCACATGCTCAGCGCCACCGTCATCCAGATCGTCTCGGGTGACCATGGTCAGGACACAGAAGGTGAGTCCCATCCGGGCCACAGCTTCAGCGATTCGATCTGGTTCTGTCCTTTGTGGCGGCGCCATTTTTCCTTTTCCCACAGCGCAGAAGGTGCAGCGCCTGGTGCAGTTTGGCCCGAGCAGAAGGAAGGTAGCCGTCCCCCGGCCAAAACACTCGCTCTGGTTGGGGCATTGAGCTGCCTGGCAGACGGTGTGCAGGGATAGGTCTTGCAGCAGCTCCGATACATGCGATGTTAAACCTGGCCGCGGGATCCTTCGGCTCAGCCAGCGCGGTTTAGGTGTTTTACGGCTCATATCTCCTTCCTGCCTCTTGCGCTAGTGGGAGCGACCAGGGGGAGAAGTCAAGGTTAAAAAGACGCTCGAAGTGATGGATCATCTGATTTCGTAGTCTGGTCGGACTGACCGGCGAGCCAAGCAAGCGGGCTATTGAGGTCATCTTGACCCCGGTCATGCCGCAAGGGTTGATCAATTCAAAATGAGACAGCTCCGGATCGTAGTTCAAGGCCAGGCCGTGGAAGGTTATCCAGCGCCGGACAGCCACGCCGATGGAGGCGATCTTTTCTTTTCTAACCCATACGCCGGGAAGGTTTTCCTTTCGGCCGGCTTCCAGCCCGAAGTCGCGTAAGGTCGAGATAATGACTTCTTCGAGCAGATTTATGAATCTGGCCACGCCCAGTTTCAAATTTCGCAGGTTGAAGATAGGATAGGCCAGCAACTGGCCCGGCCCATGATAAGTCACCAGGCCGCCTCGCTCAACGCGGTGAACATCAATATTCCTGGCGTGCAGGGTTTTTTCGGGAATGAGGATATCATCGAATCTGGCCCGGTAACCCAGGGTCAGGACCGGATCGTGTTCCACCAGGATCAGGACTTCAGGGAGAAGCTCACGTTGTTTGGCTTGAATCAGTTCCCGCATCAAGGCCAATGCCTCGGTATAAGGCAGATGATCCAGATTGAGTAAGCGAGCCAAGGTCATGCGCCAAAGGTAACAAAGGAACCGGGAGGCTGTCAACCACGGGCGGGCAGACGGAGCAGCGCCAGGGAACTTAAAGCCATGATGAAGGCCAGGGTCAGGGCCGTTTGGCCCGGCCCCACGACCGGTACCAGGATCAGGCCGCAGATTAAGGCCCCGATCAGACCGCCGCCAGTCTCAGCCAGCCTTAGACCGGCCGAGGTGTGAACCACACTAGGTTCGGAAGGCTCGCCAAAAAAGAGGGTTAAAACCAGGCT is from Deltaproteobacteria bacterium and encodes:
- a CDS encoding DUF1566 domain-containing protein, with the translated sequence MQAHFFSGGWLRILSLAWIPLITCLLIGCAPKFSRSPDLNRFVPQGDWAVLDTQTGLFWEVKTWNNYSQALTWDEARAYCLNLKLGGYQDWRLPSPKELKSLFNPNFVPTLPPQIFKYPQPWCWSSRRDLFSSEAYYADFTSGKIRKAHRKNGLNVRAVR
- the lipA gene encoding lipoyl synthase, whose protein sequence is MSRKTPKPRWLSRRIPRPGLTSHVSELLQDLSLHTVCQAAQCPNQSECFGRGTATFLLLGPNCTRRCTFCAVGKGKMAPPQRTEPDRIAEAVARMGLTFCVLTMVTRDDLDDGGAEHVARTVSALRTRCPDVRIEVLVSDLGGSKAAQTTVLEIQPDVFNHNIETVSRLYPEVRPQADYRRSLDLLAKADAFRPRPVTKSGMMLGLGETRDEILETMDGLRAVGCELLTLGQYLAPSEKHHPVVRYVPPEEFDELKTQAQARGFSSVASGPYVRSSYKAEELFNLASKGNNWDKGP
- the lipB gene encoding lipoyl(octanoyl) transferase LipB, which produces MARLLNLDHLPYTEALALMRELIQAKQRELLPEVLILVEHDPVLTLGYRARFDDILIPEKTLHARNIDVHRVERGGLVTYHGPGQLLAYPIFNLRNLKLGVARFINLLEEVIISTLRDFGLEAGRKENLPGVWVRKEKIASIGVAVRRWITFHGLALNYDPELSHFELINPCGMTGVKMTSIARLLGSPVSPTRLRNQMIHHFERLFNLDFSPWSLPLAQEAGRRYEP